In Antedon mediterranea chromosome 10, ecAntMedi1.1, whole genome shotgun sequence, one genomic interval encodes:
- the LOC140060068 gene encoding general transcription and DNA repair factor IIH helicase subunit XPD-like, with translation MKLNVDGLLVYFPYDYIYPEQFTYMLELKRSLDAKGHCVLEMPSGTGKTVSLLSLIVAYLRTNPVDVTKLVYCSRTVPELEKVIEELKSLMKYYEQELGEQPTILGLALSSRKNLCIHPRVSKEPTGKEVDAGCQGLTASYIRTKHHYDSSVPLCSYFEAFDDNGRDAPIDPGVYNLDDLKDIGQERGWCPYFLARYTIMHANIVVYSYHYLLDPKIAELVSKDLPKTSVVVFDEAHNIDNVCIDSLSVNITRRTLDRGEGNLEYLKGSIERIKEVDENKLKREYQRLVEGLRLANEERETDAQLANPVLPDEILQEAVPGNIRNAEHFLNFLKRFLEYLKTRLRVQHVVQESPPSFLRDVYTKVCIERKPLRFCYERLHSLLRTLELNTAQDLSPLSLIANFATLVSTYGKGFTLIIEPFDDRAPTIPNPVLHFRCMDASVAIKPVFDRFQTVIITSGTLSPLDMYPKILDFRPVTMASFTMTLARTCICPLIVGRGNDQVTMTSKFETRQDIAVIRNYGNLLVDLTSIVPDGIVCFFTSYVYMETIVSKWYEQGIIDNVQKNKLLFIETQDTAETSVALHNYQKACENGRGAVLLSVARGKVSEGIDFDHHYGRAVVMFGVPYVYTQSRMLRARLEFLRDQFQIRENDFLTFDAMRHAAQCVGRAMRGKTDYGIMVFADKRFGRADKRGKLPKWIQEYLKDSVCNLTTDEAVQVSKKFLRQMAQPFKKEDQLGLSLLTLEQLETEEMQKRVERTAHVM, from the exons ATGAA GTTAAACGTTGATGGACTACTTGTGTACTTTCCATATGACTACATATATCCGGAACAGTTTACCTATATGCTGGAGCTCAAGAGGTCCCTTGATGCAAAA GGTCATTGTGTTCTGGAGATGCCTTCAGGAACTGGGAAGACTGTATCACTTCTATCTCTTATTGTTGCTTATCTGAGGACCAACCCGGTAGATGTCACAAAGCTTGTCTACTGCTCAAGAACTGTTCCTGAATTAGAGAAG gttattgAAGAGTTAAAATCATTGATGAAATATTATGAACAAGAACTTGGAGAACAACCAACAATCTTAGGTTTAGCGCTCAGCTCTCGCAAGAATCTTTGCATACACCCAAGA GTTAGTAAGGAGCCAACTGGCAAAGAGGTGGATGCAGGCTGCCAGGGCCTAACAGCATCTTACATCCGTACCAAACACCATTATGATTCTTCTGTTCCTCTCTGTTCATATTTTGAG GCATTTGATGATAACGGCCGAGATGCTCCTATTGATCCTGGTGTTTACAACTTAGATGATTTGAAAGATATCGGACAAGAACGTGGTTGGTGCCCTTATTTCCTGGCCAGATATACA aTTATGCATGCTAATATCGTAGTATACAGTTACCATTACTTGCTAGATCCTAAGATCGCTGAACTTGTCTCAAAAGATTTACCGAAAACGTCTGTTGTTGTATTTGATGAGGCCCACAACATTG ATAATGTGTGTATAGACTCCCTGAGTGTAAATATTACACGGAGGACACTCGATCGGGGTGAGGGCAATCTGGAGTACTTAAAAGGATCCATAGAAAG AATAAAGGAAGTAGATGAAAATAAACTAAAGAGGGAGTATCAGCGATTAGTGGAAGGACTGAGACTTGCGAACGAGGAACGTGAAACTGATGCGCAACTTGCAAACCCTGTACTACCAGATGAAATATTACAAG AGGCAGTGCCCGGAAACATTCGAAATGCAGAacattttctaaattttttAAAACGCTTCTTAGAATATCTAAAGACACGGTTACGTGTACAGCATGTTGTCCAGGAAAGCCCGCCCTCATTTCTCAGAGATGTGTATACAAAAGTGTGTATTGAACGTAAACCTTTAAG ATTTTGTTACGAGCGTTTACACTCTTTATTAAGAACATTAGAATTGAACACGGCGCAAGACTTGTCACCACTTTCATTGATAGCAAACTTTGCAACGTTAGTCAGTACATATGGAAAAG GTTTCACCTTAATTATCGAGCCATTTGATGACCGAGCACCAACGATTCCTAACCCTGTTCTTCACTTTCG aTGTATGGATGCCTCTGTTGCTATTAAACCTGTATTTGATCGATTCCAAACCGTCATAATAACATCAGGT ACATTATCGCCTTTGGATATGTACCCCAAGATACTTGATTTTCGCCCTGTTACAATGGCGTCATTTACTATGACCTTAGCAAGGACTTGTATTTGCCCGTTG aTTGTTGGCAGAGGAAACGACCAAGTTACTATGACTTCTAAGTTTGAAACAAGACAAGACATAG CTGTTATTAGAAACTATGGCAATTTGCTTGTAGATCTTACATCAATTGTACCTGATGgtattgtttgtttctttacaAGTTATGTATACATG gAGACAATAGTATCCAAGTGGTATGAACAGGGTATAATAGACAATGTGCAGAAAAACAAACTGTTATTCATTGAAACTCAAGACACGGCGGAAACAAGCGTTGCCTTACATAACTATCAAAAGGCTTGTGAAAATGGACGTGGTGCAGTTTTGTTGTCGGTCGCTCGTGGTAAAGTTTCTGAGGGAATTGATTTCG atCATCATTACGGAAGAGCAGTCGTGATGTTTGGCGTACCATATGTGTACACCCAATCTAGAATGTTGCGAGCTCGTCTGGAATTTTTACGAGATCAGTTTCAGATTCgtgaaaatgattttttaacaTTTGACGCTATGAGACATGCGGCTCAG TGTGTGGGCAGAGCTATGAGAGGTAAAACAGACTACGGAATAATGGTGTTTGCCGATAAG AGGTTTGGACGAGCTGATAAACGAGGAAAGTTACCAAAGTGGATTCAGGAATATTTAAAAGATAGCGTCTGCAACCTGACAACAGATGAAGCTGTACAAGTGTCAAAGAAGTTCCTTAGACAAATGGCTCAACCATTCAAaaag GAGGATCAACTTGGCCTGTCATTACTGACTCTTGAACAATTGGAGACAGAAGAAATGCAGAAACGTGTTGAAAGAACAGCTCATGTAATGTAA
- the LOC140060067 gene encoding uncharacterized protein, producing MDSGVNAVSVDQWELCKENVQPLKKGRNFTSLTSALHVDHDEHQRSLLAQRQQFEEELRSYKGDDALSVWTRYINWTEQSYPTGGKESNLEQILHTCVSLFKDDKKYHNDPRYVHAWIKMANNYLDEPSTAFQFMHDKGIGTNLTIFYEAWSWNLEQAGNTKKADAVLSRGLECFAAPIEQLVKYHKDFQTRIIRGTMEGAIESMETNDSAATDERTVLGGLRGRGKHHKVGTQRIGHVKKDPKGLTGLRSREPLAGNQRIAVFYDENAAAPVVPDPTGQWASVPSRAVDSKENVQKPSQWTSHKVPPHGLAMPPPVSRPSVVVHVDDDTDQITAARMPPTMNHPVLSARKPEKKRTTVQYLNAFPTTDDKTKVMYPKHLIYGGVSEMSLEELRAIRYKEKKREQLLIEEQERIQREKDELIKTKEALRLQQEELEKERLMFQHKMQQERLLYEEKLQEQQRKQEELRQQELLQHQSFQEQEQQLQEAQAQQLLQQQLQQKQELLKQQQQEQQRQKLLEQQQQQDRVLEQQRLLEQQQQQDRVLEQQRQQKLCEQQHKIETRQSNSKPNSTNSSLRRDSDSTREFTITKQLIFEDTTNLQAEFKNISVNHASFTTTPSTNCSGMFSTIPQPTHKTPSLTPRSFCTKNTPQSTGITNKTPGSESSMKRSFIQPTPKSQSRSYHDLQHVTPGNARGGIAAPSPTVNTKEALGCVMAMLSKPLDEELFGCVGQNKTFEKEEEMFEVEFANTDGGFSMMETKQDVCSQESLGCRKPFTIYDETTVEDDKENELKTNKQFTVFTDSENKAPICVYEDQDEDLFNKKQLQPHSPEEVKMVEGMEAMTLHLQNRSTSQDCTFAPHGNTNPDFSAMSRMVSTPFNRSEMPLFPVSHIKPSLVNTVNEIPQQDNDVEMEAVVVDKIVEPAACVMSVGGESFDTTEATVNNNSARHLSPIIEENSSDCSNSSQNKTRGSSTAHTSHHQQAISKTETSTIDMNVTRRRGSKSSSSSSTSSVHPDISHQIEEDVNISCKIQETSDTSHFVERAQEVKPDTSVFDASAMDDDYCEEDELDPFSNDVIDALIANLDEPLTSYSGYSHCEDSMPDVRAGITLYLGKYLYSVESKIGEGAFAKVYRAAMLDADDDTDLDGEGSKVILKVQKPACPWEFYICRQIAERIQGLDVKVDVRPSIMNIDSAFVYNNGSILLNEAYYNGTLLNLVNMRNKNIIEVNERLVLYITIEILHIIDQLHRCGIIHGDIKPDNFLIRNSSPTTLQTNSETPSILGERTSGIKLIDMGCSIDMKLFPPGTVFRSRNGTSCFECTEMTTGRPWTYQTDLYGIAGTVHALIFGNYMKVFEESGEWKITGKVKRRYRADWKKFFKTLLNVPNCNEIPSLSELCLELEDVFRENYRNVYSS from the exons ATGGATTCAGGCGTAAATGCAGTAAGTGTAGATCAATGGGAACTTTGCAAAGAGAACGTTCAGCCGTTGAAAAAGGGAAGAAACTTTACAAGTCTAACATCGGCTCTGCATGTTGATCACGACGAACATCAACGATCTCTACTTGCACAGCGGCA ACAGTTTGAAGAGGAACTTCGTAGTTACAAAGGAGATGATGCTCTCAGCGTTTGGACTAGATACATTAACTGGACCGAACAAAGCTATCCAACAGGTGGAAAGGAGAGTAACTTGGAGCAGATCCTTCACACATGCGTCAGCTTATTCAAAGATGATAAGAAGTATCACAATGATCCTAGATACGTACACGCATGGATTAAAATG gcTAACAACTACTTGGATGAGCCATCTACAGCCTTTCAGTTCATGCATGATAAAGGCATTGGTACAAACCTAACTATCTTCTACGAGGCCTGGTCGTGGAACTTGGAACAAGCGGGTAACACAAAGAAAGCAGATGCTGTTTTAAGTCGAGGTCTTGAATGTTTTGCAGCGCCTATTGAACAGCTTGTAAAATATCATAA agatTTTCAAACAAGGATTATACGAGGAACCATGGAAGGTGCAATAGAGTCTATGGAAACTAATGACTCAGCAGCGACTGATGAAAGGACTGTGTTAGGAGGACTTAGAGGGCGAGGAAAGCACCATAAAGTGGGAACGCAGAGAATAGGCCATGTAAAGAAAG ATCCCAAGGGCCTCACAGGACTTCGTAGCAGAGAACCACTTGCTGGCAACCAACGTATAGCTGTGTTCTATGATGAGAATGCTGCTGCTCCAGTTGTACCAGATCCCACTGGCCAATGGGCATCAGTTCCTTCACGTGCTGTAGACTCTAAAGAAAATGTACAGAAACCGTCACAGTGGACATCACATAAG GTTCCACCGCATGGACTAGCCATGCCACCTCCAGTATCAAGGCCATCCGTTGTCGTACACGTTGACGATGATACCGATCAAATCAC AGCGGCACGCATGCCTCCTACAATGAACCATCCTGTACTGAGTGCTCGCAAGCCTGAGAAGAAACGGACAACTGTGCAATATCTTAATGCT ttcCCTACAACCGATGATAAAACTAAAGTTATGTATCCTAAACATCTTATCTACGGAGGAGTGTCAGAGATGTCACTTGAAGAACTAAGAGCAATACGCTACAAGGAGAAGAAGAGGGAGCAGTTATTAATTG AAGAGCAAGAAAGAATTCAAAGAGAAAAAGACGAGTTGATAAAAACTAAAGAAGCATTACGCCTACAACAAGAAGAACTTGAGAAAGAAAGACTTATGTTTCAGCACAAAATGCAACAAGAAAG ACTTTTGTATGAAGAGAAACTTCAAGAACAGCAGAGGAAACAGGAAGAATTACGGCAACAAGAGTTGTTGCAACACCAATCTTTCCAAGAACAAGAGCAGCAGTTGCAGGAGGCACAAGCTCAACAACTCCTACAACAGCAATTGCAACAGAAACAAGAGTTACTTAAGCAACAGCAGCAAGAACAGCAGCGACAGAAGTTACTagagcagcagcagcaacaagATAGGGTGCTCGAGCAACAGAGGTTACTggagcagcagcagcaacaagATAGGGTGCTCGAGCAACAGAGACAACAAAAGTTATGTGAGCAACAACATAAAATTGAAACTAGGCAGTCAAACTCTAAACCTAATTCTACCAATAGCAGTTTGCGACGTGACTCTGATTCAACACG agagtttacaattacaaaacaattaatatttgaaGATACAACAAATCTACAAGCAG aatttaaaaatatatctgTAAACCATGCAAGTTTTACAACAACACCTTCTACAAATTGCTCAGGCATGTTCTCAACGATACCTCAACCTACCCACAAAACACCATCACTTACACCACGGTCGTTTTGTACTAAAAACACACCTCAATCTACTGGTATTACTAACAAAACGCCTGGTTCGGAATCCTCTATGAAGAGGTCGTTCATACAGCCAACGCCAAAAAGCCAGTCACGATCTTACCATGATTTACAGCATGTCACACCAGGGAACGCTAGAGGAGGGATAGCAGCGCCTTCACCTACAGTGAACACAAAAGAAGCACTTGGTTGCGTTATGGCAATGCTTAGCAAACCTCTGGATGAGGAGCTGTTTGGTTGCGTTGGACAGaacaaaacatttgaaaaagaGGAGGAGATGTTCGAAGTTGAGTTTGCAAATACAG atgGTGGTTTTAGTATGATGGAAACAAAACAAGATGTTTGTAGCCAAGAGTCTCTAGGCTGCCGAAAACCATTCACTATTTATGATGAGACTACTGTTGAGGATGACAAGGAGAATGAACTGAAGACTAACAAACAGTTTACCGTCTTTACAGACAGTGAAAATAA GGCACCTATTTGTGTTTATGAAGACCAAGATGaagatttgtttaataaaaagcAACTGCAACCCCACAGTCCTGAGGAA GTGAAAATGGTAGAAGGTATGGAAGCAATGACACTACATCTCCAGAATAGATCCACTTCTCAGGACTGTACATTTGCACCCCATGGCAACACGAACCCAGACTTCTCAGCCATGTCTCGGATGGTATCCACACCTTTTAACCGCAGTGAGATGCCTTTGTTCCCAGTCAGTCATATCAAACCTAGTCTGGTGAATACAGTGAATGAGATACCTCAACAGGACAATGATGTTGAGATGGAGGCTGTAGTTGTTGATAAAATAGTGGAACCTGCGGCATGTGTGATGTCAGTAGGTGGAGAGAGCTTTGATACTACCGAAGCTACTGTCAACAATAATTCTGCACGTCACCTAAG tcCAATCATTGAGGAGAACAGTTCTGATTGTTCCAACTCATCCCAAAACAAGACTAGAGGTTCTTCTACTGCTCACACCTCACATCATCAACAGGCCATATCGAAAACCGAAACAAGCACCATCGATATGAACGTGACACGTAGACGGGGAAGCAAATCAAGCTCGTCGTCGAGTACATCATCCGTGCATCCGGATATCTCGCACCAGATAGAGGAAGATGTAAATATCTCTTGCAAGATACAGGAAACATCAGATACCTCTCACTTTGTAGAGAGAGCTCAAGAGGTGAAACCAGACACTTCAGTCTTTGATGCAAGTGCCATGGATGATGACTACTGTGAAGAAGATGAACTGGATCCTTTCAGTAATGATGTTATTGATGCACTTATTGCAAATCTAGATGAACCTCTAACCAGCTATTCAGGATATAGCCATTGTGAAGACTCCATGCCTGATGTACGTGCTGGcataacattatatttag GAAAGTACCTGTACAGCGTTGAGTCAAAGATTGGGGAAGGTGCTTTTGCAAAGGTTTATAGAGCAGCAATGCTCGATGCAGATGATGATACTGACCTGGATGGTGAAGGGTCAAAGGTTATTCTCAAGGTGCAAAAACCTGCCTGTCCCTGGGAATTTTACATCTGTCGACAGATTGCTGAAAGAATTCAGGGATTGGATGTCAAAGTTGatgtt CGGCCGTCCATTATGAACATCGACTCTGCGTTTGTTTACAACAACGGAAGCATCCTGCTCAATGAAGCATATTATAACGGCACTCTTTTAAACCTGGTGAACATGCGTAATAAGAACATTATTGAAGTAAATGAACGGCTGGTTCTGTACATCACGATTGAGATCCTACATATCATTGATCAGTTACATCGTTGCGGTATCATTCATGGAGATATCAAACCTGATAATTTTCTTATCAGAAATTC AAGTCCAACAACATTACAAACTAACTCTGAAACTCCTAGTATACTCGGTGAAAGGACGTCCGGCATTAAACTGATTGATATGGGCTGTAGCATTGATATGAAGTTGTTCCCACCTGGTACTGTGTTCAGGTCTAGAAACGGTACATCGTGCTTCGAATGCACTGAAATGACGACAGGCAGGCCCTGGACTTACCAG ACTGATTTATATGGCATAGCAGGCACAGTACACGCACTCATATTTGGAAATTATATGAAAGTGTTTGAAGAATCTGGTGAATGGAAAATTACAGGCAAAGTCAAAAG GCGTTATCGTGCTGATTGGAAAAAGTTTTTCAAAACATTGTTGAATGTGCCAAACTGCAACGAAATTCCATCACTTAGTGAACTATGTTTGGAGCTGGAAGACGTCTTCAGGGAAAATTACAGAAATGTTTATTCAAGTTGA
- the LOC140060658 gene encoding RNA polymerase-associated protein RTF1 homolog: MSSKRKRTAVVEDSDSSDSNSDLDAGLRTLVKKKKKKEEVQNSSQKSDSDSETSESDDDWTMSGKKKKKVKKKVTKSKSKVTSDGGSIESDSDKSSPEEGEVSDSSDNVSSNLSSSDDDEQFNDGYDENLMGDEADKAKLDMMTEMEREQEIFNRAEKREALMTRFEIERKLKHAKKEKKRKMKEDIHRKLMSSQSDKSKERRRTVEEKKDKKAIAIKSLRDAREKKKKKTEALLAKKEPLKASEVYSDDDDEDDDAEEEVEEDKGSSKSSSSSSDEQDVVSASDAEDGEDDKQDQPIADKSDLSKIRLSRNKMERWVHMPFFPTTVIGCFVRIGIGNNEGRPVYRVAEIKEVVQTAKIYQLGSTKTNKGLKLKYANQERVFRLEFISNQDFTDSEFMKWKEDMDMRRLPLPTVGDINKKMEDVKNALSYRYKEEDIEQIVTEKERFRRNPRNYAMKKTQLMKRRDLAMLESREKEVFELNQRLEELEERAEQLDRVRNKNVNAVAYINQRNRERNIADSEKAAVDEIKEMENAPDDPFTRRQCRPTLVTKTKDMEEDHQLLLQKLKDEQARKSAASGGKISTADMTADIIASLTQEAMPAKVNERKVSNDLFQAHDFEIKIDLDVPIVESRSQLTKPHNSSVDGAPRRSLNLAEYKKKRGLI; encoded by the exons ATGTCGTCAAAAAGAAAGCGAACTGCCGTCGTTGAAGACTCTGATAGTTCAGATAGTAATTCAGATCTTGATGCT GGATTACGTACATTGgtaaaaaagaagaagaaaaaagaagaagTGCAAAATTCGTCTCAGAAAAGTGATTCTGATTCAGAAACATCTGAAAGTGATGACGAT TGGACAATGAGTgggaagaaaaagaagaaagttAAGAAAAAGGTCACAAAATCTAAGTCAAAGGTCACATCAGATGGAGGGTCAATTGAAAGTGATTCAGACAAGTCATCTCCTGAAGAAG GAGAAGTTTCTGATTCCAGTGACAATGTTTCTAGTAACTTGTCAAGCTCAGACGATGATGAACAGTTTAACGATGGATATGATGAGAACCTGATGGGAGACGAGGCCGACAAGGCTAAGCTTGACATGATGACAGAGATGGAGAGAGAACAGGAGATATTCAACAGAGCAGAGAAGCGAGAAGCATTGATGACAAG GTTTGAAATTGAGAGAAAGTTAAAACATGCGAAGAAAGAGAAAAAGCGAAAGATGAAAGAGGACATCCATCGGAAGTTAATGTCGTCTCAGAGTGACAAGAGTAAAGAGAGAAGAAGAACTGTGGAAGAAAAGAAAGACAAGAAGGCAATAGCTATCAAGAGTTTGAGGGATGCAagagaaaagaagaaaaagaaaa cTGAAGCGCTTTTAGCCAAGAAAGAACCTTTAAAAGCAAGTGAAGTTTATTCAGACGATGATGACGAAGACGACGATGCGGAAGAAGAGGTGGAAGAAGACAAAGGAAGCAGCAAGAGCTCATCGTCATCAAGTGATGAGCAGGATGTTGTCTCAGCCTCAGACGCTGAAGA TGGGGAAGATGATAAACAGGACCAACCAATAGCAGATAAGTCAGATCTGAGTAAGATACGACTTTCAAGGAACAAAATGGAAAG ATGGGTTCATATGCCATTCTTTCCTACAACTGTAATTGGGTGCTTTGTCAGGATAGGAATTGGTAACAATGAAGGACGGCCAGTATATAGG gttgCAGAAATTAAAGAAGTTGTACAAACAGCAAAGATTTATCAACTAGGATCAACAAAAACTAACAAAGGATTAAAACTTAA gtaTGCAAATCAAGAACGAGTATTCCGGTTAGAGTTTATATCAAATCAAGATTTCACTGATTCAGAGTTTATGAAATGGAAAGAGGAT ATGGATATGCGGCGATTGCCATTGCCAACTGTAGGAGATATTAATAAGAAAATGGAGGATGTTAAGAATGCCTTGTCATATCGATACAAGGAAGAAGATATTGAGCAG ATTGTAACAGAAAAAGAACGATTCCGCAGAAATCCAAGGAATTACGCAATGAAGAAAACACAACTTATGAAGAGAAGA GATCTAGCGATGTTAGAAAGTAGAGAGAAAGAGGTGTTTGAACTGAACCAACGTTTAGAAGAATTAGAAGAAAGAGCGGAACAGCTTGATCGGGTTAGGAATAAAAATGTCAACGCTGTTGC ATATATAAATCAACGTAATCGTGAACGCAACATTGCGGATTCGGAAAAAGCTGCAGTAGATGAAATTAAAGAAATGGAAAATGCTCCAGATGATCCGTTTACTCGTCGTCAGTGTCGACCAACTCTTGTTACCAAG ACAAAAGATATGGAGGAAGATCACCAGTTACTGCTGCAAAAACTAAAAGATGAACAAGCTAGGAAGAGTGCAGCCTCAGGAGGAAAAATCAGCACTGCAGACATG ACAGCAGACATCATTGCATCATTAACGCAAGAGGCCATGCCAGCAAAAGTTAACGAAAGAAAGGTTTCCAATGATCTCTTTCAAGCTCATGATTTTGAAATCAAAATTGATTTAGACGTTCCAATTGTTG AAAGCCGATCACAGTTGACTAAGCCTCATAACTCGTCCGTTGACGGGGCTCCCAGACGCTCACTAAACTTAGCAGAATACAAAAAGAAACGGGGAttaatttga